One window of Chloroflexota bacterium genomic DNA carries:
- a CDS encoding MFS transporter, whose translation MAWRRRVYQFRARRERWLRRARYLRSRLPWRQSRETIHEQNIWNLYMDVAWWGIANGVWLTYLSVFAVRLGASTQWLGVLAALPALVNMIWAIPSARIVERAPRRLPLVLRVGFLQRLAWLGVALVPFLFTEQAGVFAIVFIAGLTTIPAATSTIAFTNVMADLIPPQDRARVVSIRSVLLSATTTLTVLGCGPILDALPFPVSYQVVFGFSFLAAMMSLRYVARLHVPEEVSVAHRERPKAWSTTSIRNAIREVTAAKPFVNYVVSSLIFHWGIYFPTALYSIYRVRNLGATDTWIGLLTMVDSVLTIVFYIVWGRLATQWGNRRVLIIGAFGMIAFPALTGLATSLPMLLLPAIIAGIFTPAFNLASFNELLAVSPEAHRPRFIAIYTSAVNAAAFVAPLAGSYMAAATDIRLALYLGGAFRFLGGLAFVLMLGTGMRHGKISR comes from the coding sequence ATGGCTTGGCGAAGGCGGGTCTACCAATTCCGGGCGCGGCGAGAACGCTGGCTTCGCCGGGCACGGTATCTCCGTTCCCGCCTCCCCTGGCGGCAGAGTCGCGAGACCATCCACGAGCAGAACATCTGGAACCTCTACATGGACGTGGCGTGGTGGGGGATTGCCAACGGCGTCTGGCTCACCTACCTGAGCGTCTTCGCCGTGCGGCTGGGCGCGTCCACCCAATGGCTGGGCGTGCTGGCCGCCCTGCCCGCCCTGGTCAACATGATTTGGGCCATCCCTTCGGCCCGCATCGTGGAGCGCGCGCCGCGCCGCTTGCCGCTGGTGCTGCGCGTTGGGTTCCTGCAGCGCCTGGCTTGGCTGGGAGTGGCGCTGGTGCCCTTCCTGTTCACGGAACAGGCGGGCGTATTCGCCATCGTGTTCATCGCCGGTCTGACCACCATCCCGGCGGCCACGTCCACGATCGCCTTCACCAACGTCATGGCCGACCTCATCCCGCCGCAGGATCGCGCTCGGGTTGTCAGCATCCGCAGCGTCTTGCTCTCGGCGACGACGACGCTGACCGTCCTCGGCTGCGGCCCGATTCTGGACGCGCTCCCATTTCCCGTCTCGTATCAGGTGGTGTTCGGCTTCTCGTTTCTGGCGGCCATGATGAGCCTGCGCTACGTGGCCCGGCTCCATGTCCCCGAAGAGGTGTCCGTAGCCCATCGCGAGCGCCCCAAAGCGTGGAGCACAACCAGCATCCGCAACGCCATCCGCGAGGTTACCGCGGCCAAGCCCTTCGTGAACTACGTCGTCAGTTCGCTGATCTTCCACTGGGGCATTTATTTCCCTACGGCACTGTATTCTATCTACCGGGTTCGCAACCTGGGCGCGACGGATACGTGGATCGGCCTGCTAACCATGGTGGACTCGGTCTTGACGATTGTGTTCTACATCGTCTGGGGACGGCTGGCGACGCAATGGGGGAACCGCAGGGTGCTCATCATCGGCGCATTCGGGATGATCGCGTTTCCGGCGCTCACGGGCTTGGCCACATCCCTGCCCATGCTCTTGCTTCCGGCCATCATCGCCGGCATCTTCACGCCAGCCTTCAACCTGGCTTCCTTCAACGAGTTGCTAGCCGTGTCGCCCGAGGCGCACAGGCCGCGCTTCATCGCCATCTACACGTCGGCGGTCAACGCAGCGGCCTTTGTCGCCCCGCTGGCGGGGTCTTACATGGCGGCGGCGACCGACATCCGCCTGGCGCTGTACCTGGGCGGCGCGTTCCGATTCCTCGGCGGGCTGGCTTTCGTCCTGATGCTCGGCACGGGGATGCGCCACGGCAAGATTTCGCGCTGA
- a CDS encoding HIT domain-containing protein codes for MKRLWTPWRMKYLESKRPEGCVFCQKIADSDDAKNHILYRGKHACVMLNLYPYNSGHLMIIPYAHAARLSDLSMDVQTEMLVLLNKSLEVLQRAVSPEGFNIGVNLGRAAGAGIDEHIHVHAVPRWTGDTNFMAIFAETRVVPEWLDDTYRKLKPIFDEVMRET; via the coding sequence ATGAAACGACTGTGGACACCCTGGCGAATGAAATACCTGGAGAGCAAGCGGCCCGAAGGCTGCGTGTTCTGCCAGAAGATCGCCGACAGCGACGACGCCAAAAACCACATCCTTTACCGCGGCAAGCACGCCTGCGTGATGCTCAACCTGTACCCGTACAACTCGGGGCACCTGATGATCATCCCCTATGCCCATGCGGCGCGGCTCTCGGACTTGAGCATGGACGTGCAGACCGAGATGCTGGTCCTGCTGAACAAGTCGCTGGAGGTGCTCCAGCGGGCCGTTTCACCCGAGGGGTTCAACATCGGCGTGAACCTGGGGCGGGCGGCCGGCGCGGGGATTGACGAGCACATCCACGTGCACGCCGTGCCGCGCTGGACCGGCGACACCAACTTCATGGCCATCTTCGCGGAGACCCGCGTGGTGCCCGAGTGGCTGGACGACACCTACCGCAAACTGAAGCCGATCTTTGACGAGGTCATGCGCGAGACCTAG